DNA sequence from the Butyricimonas faecalis genome:
TTTCGTTTTCATCCCCACGAAAGAAAAAACCAACACGACTGAATCCCTTTTAGATATGTTCAATGAAAAGTCTCCTTTTATCCCAGTCGCAACTCCCGTCTGCATCCCTTTCAAAATTATGCTCACTCCGGGTAAAGCCTCTCCCCTATTGTCCGTAACGATTCCTTTAATCGTTATAGATTTCAAACTATCTGCGACAAACGACGACAAATTCCGTTTGATCACAACCACCTTTCCCTGAATCTCGTAATAAAGTCCTGTACCTTTCAGTACCTCATTCAAAATATTCTCTAAAGGTACATCTTTAAACACGGCATTCATCTTGTCAATCCCCTCCATATCCGTAACATTATAAAAGAATGTTATATCACTCTTTTTCTCCAAAGCCCAGATCACCTCTTCCAACGTCACGCTCTTTAGGTCTAAACTCATTTTGGCATGTTGTCCCCGCACATTTGCCGATATTGACATGACGGAACATAATAGCAGACACGTACACAATTTCATCATTCTAAAAATTTTTACATACATTTCCCCGTGGGGAAAGTATCCTTTCCACTTTTTTTTCATAATTTTGTAGTACAGATTTAATTAAAACACTTTATATACAAAGTGAAAGTCTTAACGGGTGATATTCGCAGTATCACCTGTTTTTATTTCACTCCCAGAATAATTCGTTTTCCATTCACCTTCACCGTTAACTTATCTGTAGCTCGCAACACGTTTAATATCGGTGTAATATCTTCACTACGATCTAGCTTACCGGCAAAAGCCATATCTTTTATTGATGCATCCAAATAAATTACTTCCATGTCATACCACCGTGCTAATGCCCTCATGATATCTTCCAAACGATCCTGCCGGAAAATAAAATGCCCGTTTTTCCATGCCACGAACAAATCCGGATCAACCTCTCGCACTTGCAACTTCACTCTACCCCGATCCCATTCCGCCTGTTGACTAGGCCGAATCTCCACTTTTTCTTTTTTATCCTCTCCGACAAAAACGACCACTTTCCCTTGCAACAACGTGGTCTGCACATTCGATTCATCGGGATAGGCCTTCACGTTAAATTCAGTCCCAGTCACAAGTACATCCATATCTCTCGTTTTTACAATAAAGGGATGCTCCTTAGAAGCCGTCACGTGAAAGTATGCCTCTCCCTCCAAAATAACTTCCCGTCTTTCTCCTACAAATTTTTTTGGAAATGTAATCACACTCTCGGCATTCAAGTATACCCATGTTCCATCGCTTAAAATCAAATTATACTCCCCACCCGTGGGAACAATGATTTTATTCATAACCTCTTTCTCTTCCGCCTTCTCTTCTTGATTATACTTTATCCGGGAAGAATCACTTACGATCACAATTCCACTCTCCTCTAAATCCTTACTTGCTTTCTGGTCCCCCAGCTCAATCTCCCGACCATCATCCAAAACCAACAAAGCCTTCGCCTTCCCCGGCTCTATCACGGCTTGGGCAATTTCACTAATTCCAACCTTTTCTTGTTTATTCATCCAAATACAAACACCCACGACGCACAACACTAGAATAGCTGCCGCATATCTCCAACACCGATTAATTACTCTCCACTTGCTCTTTATTCCTAGCTCCCGTTTATACATCGTCACGTATCGACCGACATCAATAGATTCCCGTTTCTTCACATATTGCTTCACCCGTTCCCGTTTTACAAGCTCATCATAAAGCAATTTGTTCTCTGGGGACGCTTGAATCCACTCCTGCAACTCTTGTTTTTCATCATCACCCAATCCCTCCCAAAGTTGTTTAGCAATTAACTGACAAATCCTCTTATTTCGTGAAATCACATCCATATTTTTATTTTGATTACATACATATAACAACTGAAAAAACAAAAACGATGAATCCCCTTACAAAAAAAATTATTTTTTATTCATCACTTTTCGAAAGCAAGCACTAAAAACACGTGAATATCAGAAATATAAAAACTAAGACCAGCTCGTAAAATCCAACAAGAAAAGAAAATAAAAATACTCTTTCAACAATCCCTTTAGCCTCTTATAAGCATTCTGTTTCAATGTTCGCACCGAATTAACCGAAATTCCCAACTTCTCGGCAATTTCTCCATTTGAAAGGTCTTGAAGCGACAACAGAATAACCTTTCGAGACTGTGGTGCCAACTCATCTATCGCCTTATAAATTATCGCGTACACCTCTTCTTCAACCACGTTATCCCGCAAATATTCCTCCGATTCCAACATTCCCTTTTGTACATACCGGGAGACAAGCGCATCATGCTTCAATTCATTCAAGGCCAAATTCCTTGCGGTCGTGTATAAAAAACCTTTCACTTTATCCTCCGACTCAAAAGTCTGATTTCCATGCCACAAACGGATAAAACACTCCTGAGCAACATCTGCCGCCGCCTCCATATCGTCCAAGTATTTATCGGCAAACATCACGATGGAAGAGAAATTCTCTTCAAAAAAAACCTTGAACACCCGATTATTTTTCCCGTTTATCCCTTCAATTATATCCATGAAAGCAGTTTTCAAAAATCTTCCTCCAAAAATAAAAAATATATCAATAAATCAATAGTTCGCCATAATCAATCTTTATATTTAAATTTTAGACTACCTTTGTTACGACCGTAACAATTACGAGCATCACAAAGTTAAGAGCATAAAATTTTACAATAGAACATAACGTCTATAAATTGATATACTGCAACATATCAAACATTTGAAATACCTATTGCAAAAAAATTCAAAATGGATCTAATTGTACAGGATTTCATTTCACCTTGAAATTGGAGAAAAATCAAACTATCGTTACTGAAGTAAAATGACAAAAGAAAAATTTCAAACCCGAATTATTAGCTACCAATGTA
Encoded proteins:
- a CDS encoding sigma-70 family RNA polymerase sigma factor, producing MDIIEGINGKNNRVFKVFFEENFSSIVMFADKYLDDMEAAADVAQECFIRLWHGNQTFESEDKVKGFLYTTARNLALNELKHDALVSRYVQKGMLESEEYLRDNVVEEEVYAIIYKAIDELAPQSRKVILLSLQDLSNGEIAEKLGISVNSVRTLKQNAYKRLKGLLKEYFYFLFLLDFTSWS
- a CDS encoding FecR family protein; the encoded protein is MDVISRNKRICQLIAKQLWEGLGDDEKQELQEWIQASPENKLLYDELVKRERVKQYVKKRESIDVGRYVTMYKRELGIKSKWRVINRCWRYAAAILVLCVVGVCIWMNKQEKVGISEIAQAVIEPGKAKALLVLDDGREIELGDQKASKDLEESGIVIVSDSSRIKYNQEEKAEEKEVMNKIIVPTGGEYNLILSDGTWVYLNAESVITFPKKFVGERREVILEGEAYFHVTASKEHPFIVKTRDMDVLVTGTEFNVKAYPDESNVQTTLLQGKVVVFVGEDKKEKVEIRPSQQAEWDRGRVKLQVREVDPDLFVAWKNGHFIFRQDRLEDIMRALARWYDMEVIYLDASIKDMAFAGKLDRSEDITPILNVLRATDKLTVKVNGKRIILGVK